AGACCGGCACCCATCAGAATCCGCCGGATCTGACCTCCAACAACTTCAAGCTGGTTCGTTTCTCGGAACACAAGATCGACGGGCACGTTCATTGGCTCTTCTTCCCGGACCAGTGCCGTCATTGCCTGCAGCCTGCCTGCAAAGCCACGGCGGACATGTATGTGGAAGGCGCCATTGTGCAGGACGAGGCCACGGGCATCGTCGTCTGCACGGAAAAGACCAAGCAGCTGACCAAGGAACAGTGCGACGAGATCATCGAATCCTGTCCCTATAACATCCCGCGCCGCAACGCGGTTACGGGCGAGCTGGCCAAGTGCGACATGTGCATCGATCGTGTCCAGGCGGGCCTCGTGCCCATGTGCGTGAAAAGTTGCTGCACAGGGGCCATGAGCTTCGGCGAACGCGAGGACATGCTCATCAAGGCCAAGCTGCGTCTGACCCAGGCCCAGGCGGAACTCGATCGGCCCAAGTCCGAGCTTGAGACCAAGATTGCCTGCGATGCGCACAAGAGCTGCACGATCCTCGATCAGGAAGATCTGGGCGTCATCTACTTTCTGGAGATGCCCAAAGAAATGTACCATCAGTATGCCGCCCGCGAGATCAAGCCCCTGAACCGGGCTGATTTTCTGGCGGGTTTGGCGAAACCGTTTAAGCACATAATGGGTTAGCAGAATCAACCCCGGCCCGCCGGATTTCCGGCGGGCCATTTTTCCAAGGAGCAGACATGCCGAGCACCGGACTGAAGACCAAGGACACTGTTTTGAATAATCTGGCCAGCCGTCACGAGCCATTTCGCGAAATCATAAATCGCTTTGGCCTGCTCCTCTCCCGCCAGGCGGAGTTGTACTCTGAGCTTCCACTTGCGGATGTGAGTGGGATGACTGTTGTCGAGGAGAGGTTTCTTGGTGGGGAACCGCTCGTCGTCGGCATGGATTCTGATGCTTTTGCCCCCGCCTTCAAGGCTTCGGCGTTGCGAATCTGGCCTGTGATGGGCGTGCTTTTTACGGCCTTAGCCGAAAGTCTCCGTGGGCTTGGACACAAGCTCGAAGAGAATCGGCAGTGGACCAGCCTGTGTCTGCGGGCCGTGGTTCATGGCGACGAGGAGGCTTTGGACCGCGCGGCTGC
This DNA window, taken from Desulfomicrobium sp. ZS1, encodes the following:
- a CDS encoding 4Fe-4S dicluster domain-containing protein, encoding MAKSIFIDTTRCTACRGCQVACKQWHGHEAVPTKQTGTHQNPPDLTSNNFKLVRFSEHKIDGHVHWLFFPDQCRHCLQPACKATADMYVEGAIVQDEATGIVVCTEKTKQLTKEQCDEIIESCPYNIPRRNAVTGELAKCDMCIDRVQAGLVPMCVKSCCTGAMSFGEREDMLIKAKLRLTQAQAELDRPKSELETKIACDAHKSCTILDQEDLGVIYFLEMPKEMYHQYAAREIKPLNRADFLAGLAKPFKHIMG